In one Betta splendens chromosome 14, fBetSpl5.4, whole genome shotgun sequence genomic region, the following are encoded:
- the LOC114869276 gene encoding uncharacterized protein LOC114869276 isoform X1 yields MYIVNNRHIELCFAINLAHLLYPGITDAEAERRGSELQQRAGLIAQTPVCFTDVEKFEELVQCRIVIFYRTDLKRLNTFHTAKQRPGKPLYMFLFENHYYGLKNACAFIGTKYLCSHCYTGYDGLLNHKCEGRCNVCLDAACTATRPAAGGGVVCEYCNRWCASAFCLAKHREKVWRPVAQKHASICDMHKKCHRCGLLYYVSLIKIPKPHECPDVKCCICGGVKYAGTTEPHRCYIQSLPTPETTTDVIPNKKLLFYDFETYPDENGTHVPFYVCVMRGNNSSPWGCYGPDCAVKLLRRYRAKKYKDSVCLAHNSKGFDGHILLSAMVSLGISPHVVMQGSKLVLFTEPHYNLKFIDSMSFLSFLWASLPKALGFEDAEKGHFPHKFSSKENLNYVGPYPAPEYYGCQQMTPKKREDFMAWYTLVSGGTFNFKAEAKRYCQNDREILMKACFAFRECFVNETALDPFKRATIASACMFVFRTCFLKETAASASQTPVCSG; encoded by the coding sequence aTGTACATTGTCAACAATCGGCATATTGAGCTCTGTTTTGCCATCAACCTGGCGCATCTGCTCTATCCAGGAATCACAGACGCCGAGGCTGAAAGGAGGGGGAGCGAACTTCAGCAAAGGGCCGGTTTAATCGCGCAGACGCCAGTGTGTTTCACGGACGTGGAGAAGTTTGAAGAGCTTGTTCAGTGTCGGATTGTAATCTTTTACAGAACAGATTTGAAGCGCCTCAACACGTTTCACACTGCAAAGCAGCGGCCTGGTAAACCTTTATACATGTTTCTTTTCGAGAATCATTATTACGGTCTAAAGAACGCCTGCGCTTTCATAGGAACGAAATATTTGTGCAGTCATTGCTACACCGGTTATGATGGGTTGCTGAATCATAAATGCGAGGGGCGTTGTAACGTGTGTCTTGATGCTGCGTGCACGGCCACGCGTCCCGCAGCCGGTGGGGGCGTAGTGTGTGAATACTGCAACCGCTGGTGTGCCTCGGCCTTTTGTCTCgcaaaacacagggagaaggtgtggcgCCCCGTGGCTCAGAAGCACGCTAGCATTTGTGACATGCACAAGAAATGTCACCGCTGCGGCCTCTTGTATTACGTCTCACTGATTAAAATACCAAAGCCGCACGAATGTCCGGACGTTAAATGCTGCATCTGTGGCGGGGTCAAATATGCAGGGACGACCGAGCCTCACCGGTGCTACATACAAAGTCTACCGACTCCTGAAACCACCACAGACGTTATTCCAAATAAGAAGTTGTTGTTCTATGACTTTGAGACGTATCCTGATGAGAATGGCACGCATGTGCCCTTTTACGTCTGCGTCATGAGGGGCAATAATAGCAGCCCGTGGGGTTGTTACGGGCCCGACTGCGCCGTAAAGCTTCTCAGGCGCTACAGGGCTAAAAAGTACAAAGATTCCGTGTGTTTGGCTCACAATTCGAAAGGTTTTGACGGGCATATTCTTTTGAGCGCCATGGTGTCGCTGGGGATTAGCCCTCACGTTGTAATGCAGGGGTCTAAACTGGTATTGTTCACAGAGCCTCATTATAATCTCAAATTTATAGATTCCATGAGCTTTCTATCTTTCCTTTGGGCCTCCCTGCCAAAAGCTCTGGGCTTTGAGGATGCTGAAAAGGGTCACTTCCCTCACAAGTTCAGCTCTAAGGAGAATCTGAATTATGTTGGCCCATACCCAGCTCCTGAATATTACGGTTGTCAGCAAATGACTCCAAAGAAACGCGAGGATTTCATGGCGTGGTACACCCTAGTCTCCGGCGGAACGTTTAATTTTAAAGCAGAGGCAAAGCGCTACTGCCAAAATGACAGAGAGATTCTCATGAAAGCGTGCTTTGCATTTAGAGAGTGTTTTGTGAACGAGACGGCTCTAGACCCCTTCAAGCGAGCAACCATCGCCTCCgcgtgtatgtttgttttcagaacatgtTTCCTTAAAGAAACAGCTGCAAGCGCTTCTCAAACGCCTGTGTGCAGTGGTTAG
- the LOC114869276 gene encoding uncharacterized protein LOC114869276 isoform X2 — MFRDGVFIQHSLNGGERSFGRLWVDGYCESGGVKVAYEFLGCFYHGCLECFTGSRVHALTGKTFERMHVETQERLTELRSEYGLRVITMKEHNWDLLKKSHQGVKAFLKAYKAPEPLAPRDALYAGRTCPVTLRYSAGEDEVVRYVDFTSLYPYVNYTCPYSLGHPEIIFRDFQPLESYFGLIKATLYPPRGLFFPVLPYRSGKGRLVFTLCRSCGELNRQDGPCDHSDAERALTGVWPSPEILKALEKGYRVAEVIEVWHLKEQSTSLFKEYISTFLKGKQEASGYPADATDVEKKYKIRR; from the coding sequence ATGTTCAGAGACGGAGTGTTTATCCAGCACAGTCTAAACGGAGGTGAACGGAGCTTTGGACGCTTGTGGGTGGACGGCTATTGTGAGTCAGGCGGGGTGAAGGTCGCGTATGAATTTCTGGGCTGCTTCTACCACGGCTGCTTGGAGTGTTTCACAGGCAGCCGCGTTCACGCCTTAACAGGGAAAACTTTTGAAAGAATGCACGTTGAGAcgcaggagagattgacagagCTGAGGTCAGAGTACGGGCTCCGTGTGATCACCATGAAGGAGCACAACTGGGATCTGCTGAAAAAGTCGCACCAGGGTGTGAAAGCATTCCTAAAAGCATACAAGGCCCCTGAGCCTCTAGCCCCACGCGATGCTCTGTATGCGGGGCGCACATGCCCCGTAACGCTGAGATACTCTGCGGGAGAAGATGAGGTTGTGAGATACGTTGATTTTACATCCCTGTATCCTTACGTCAACTACACGTGTCCTTATTCTCTGGGACACCCGGAGATCATATTCAGAGATTTCCAGCCCCTGGAATCTTATTTCGGGCTCATTAAGGCGACCTTGTATCCTCCCCGCggcctgtttttccctgtgcttCCTTACAGATCCGGCAAAGGGCGCCTAGTGTTTACTCTATGCAGAAGTTGTGGTGAGCTGAACCGTCAGGACGGCCCCTGTGACCACAGCGACGCGGAGCGCGCTCTGACAGGAGTCTGGCCTTCCCCCGAGATTCTGAAGGCTCTGGAGAAGGGTTACAGAGTAGCGGAGGTCATAGAAGTGTGGCATTTAAAAGAGCAGAGTACCTCTCTCTTTAAAGAATACATCTCAACCTTTCTCAAggggaagcaggaagccagcggCTATCCCGCGGATGCTACGGATGtggagaaaaaatacaaaatacgTCGATGA